The proteins below come from a single Maridesulfovibrio frigidus DSM 17176 genomic window:
- a CDS encoding ABC transporter substrate-binding protein — translation MIRLKIWTIIKQMHCMLFFIFVLFSACSLTNLAYADKKLESVTLQLKWFHQFQFAGYYAALEKGFYEDEGLDVTILERDLKFNPVDQVLNGSADFGVTNSELLLHYLKGKPVVLLSSIFQHSPLVFLSKTSPLVHSPHGFFGKKVLMNSASQDIELRSMLQREEISLNEIDLIDKYASPEDYLDPDIDIIAAYITNEPYYLNINNIPYSTIYPSTYGVDFYGDSLFTSLKRTKKNPDQVRRFVRASLKGWKYALEHQSELIEIIINKFGSLKSKNHLIYEAGKVKELISADLVKIGHTNPGRWQSIANSFEDLEMISNSEDFSNFFFDPNVGRYEIEKNTVTYISLLFLLFVVILFFMLALTRKLKIEVNTRIDIEERLKKSEQYYRSLFQNTGAATIIINENMLIKHCNDNFAILYGRKREDIEKTITLKDFVADEDIHRICRYHEARSRDSKSVPNRYDFKFVSADGEFKNIHVYIDLISGSTDRVASLIDMTEKVKTQEILIQTEKMISVGGLAAGMAHEINNPLAGILHGSQNILRRLSPDYKNNTKIASDVGCTFEDINSYLEQRGVLRMIRGIQSSGERAAEIVKNMLEFSRRSDSGRTSCDLNSIFEDTIDIVSCDYDLIKKYDFKHTQIIRDYAEESHMVSCFKTEIEQVLLNLIKNAAYAMYEISHQRSPKLTLRTKVEKEFIIIEVEDNGPGMPEDVRKRVFEPFFTTKLPGSGTGLGLSVSYFIITQNHKGLFEVESEVGKGTKFSIKLPRIRSIPIKNG, via the coding sequence ATGATTCGTCTAAAAATTTGGACTATTATAAAACAAATGCACTGCATGTTGTTTTTTATCTTTGTGCTATTCTCCGCCTGTTCACTTACAAACCTGGCCTATGCAGATAAAAAGCTTGAAAGCGTTACTCTTCAGCTCAAGTGGTTTCATCAATTTCAATTCGCTGGATACTACGCTGCTCTAGAGAAAGGATTTTACGAGGACGAAGGGCTTGATGTTACTATTCTTGAACGTGACCTAAAATTCAATCCTGTAGACCAAGTTCTTAATGGCAGTGCTGATTTCGGAGTCACTAACTCTGAGCTTCTACTCCACTATTTAAAAGGTAAACCTGTTGTTCTTTTATCTTCAATTTTTCAACATTCACCATTGGTTTTCCTATCTAAAACATCCCCACTGGTTCACAGTCCCCATGGTTTTTTTGGAAAAAAAGTTCTTATGAATTCAGCATCACAAGATATTGAACTCAGGTCTATGCTACAACGCGAAGAAATCTCACTTAACGAAATTGACTTGATAGATAAATATGCATCTCCTGAAGATTATTTAGACCCAGATATTGATATTATTGCGGCCTATATTACTAATGAACCTTATTATCTTAATATTAATAATATTCCGTATTCAACGATTTACCCATCTACGTATGGCGTTGATTTTTATGGGGATAGCCTTTTTACATCTCTAAAACGGACTAAAAAAAATCCTGACCAAGTTAGAAGATTTGTTAGAGCAAGCCTTAAAGGTTGGAAGTATGCTTTAGAACATCAGTCTGAATTAATTGAAATAATAATAAATAAATTCGGATCTTTAAAATCTAAAAACCATTTAATTTACGAGGCCGGAAAAGTTAAAGAACTGATTTCTGCTGATCTTGTAAAAATTGGCCATACGAATCCTGGAAGATGGCAATCTATCGCCAACAGCTTCGAAGATTTAGAAATGATATCTAATTCTGAGGACTTTAGTAATTTCTTTTTTGATCCAAATGTCGGTCGTTATGAAATAGAAAAAAATACGGTCACTTACATTTCCCTGTTGTTCTTGTTATTTGTTGTCATTTTGTTCTTTATGTTAGCTCTTACCCGAAAATTAAAAATAGAAGTTAATACACGGATAGATATTGAAGAAAGATTAAAGAAAAGTGAACAATATTACCGAAGTCTATTCCAAAATACTGGCGCAGCAACAATTATAATTAATGAAAATATGCTCATTAAACACTGTAATGATAATTTTGCGATTTTATATGGTCGTAAAAGAGAAGACATTGAAAAGACCATAACGCTTAAGGACTTCGTTGCGGATGAAGATATTCATCGTATATGCCGCTATCACGAGGCTCGATCTAGAGACTCAAAGTCCGTACCTAATAGGTATGACTTCAAATTTGTTTCTGCCGATGGAGAGTTTAAAAATATCCATGTATATATCGATTTAATAAGTGGATCAACCGATAGGGTTGCGTCTTTAATCGATATGACTGAAAAGGTTAAAACTCAGGAAATTTTGATACAAACAGAAAAGATGATCTCAGTTGGTGGCCTTGCTGCAGGCATGGCGCATGAAATCAACAATCCTTTAGCGGGGATCTTGCATGGATCCCAAAATATTCTCAGAAGACTTTCTCCGGACTACAAAAATAATACGAAAATTGCCTCGGATGTTGGATGTACTTTCGAAGACATAAATTCTTATCTTGAACAAAGAGGCGTGCTAAGGATGATTAGAGGTATTCAGTCCTCTGGAGAACGAGCAGCTGAAATTGTAAAAAATATGCTTGAGTTCAGCAGGCGCAGCGATTCAGGAAGAACTTCATGTGATCTGAACAGTATATTTGAAGATACTATTGATATCGTCTCATGTGATTATGATTTAATCAAAAAGTATGACTTTAAGCATACGCAAATAATTAGGGATTATGCAGAAGAATCGCACATGGTTAGTTGTTTTAAGACTGAAATTGAACAAGTTCTACTCAATTTAATAAAAAATGCAGCCTACGCCATGTATGAAATATCTCATCAAAGATCTCCAAAATTAACTTTGCGCACTAAAGTTGAAAAAGAGTTTATTATTATAGAAGTAGAGGATAATGGTCCGGGAATGCCGGAAGATGTTCGTAAAAGAGTTTTCGAGCCTTTTTTTACAACCAAATTACCCGGCTCTGGAACAGGACTTGGACTTTCCGTTTCTTACTTCATTATAACTCAGAATCATAAAGGATTATTTGAAGTTGAATCAGAAGTTGGAAAAGGGACTAAATTTTCAATAAAGCTTCCTAGAATTCGATCAATACCTATAAAAAATGGATAA
- the map gene encoding type I methionyl aminopeptidase: MSNKISIKSKDDIALMRKAGLLLQATHMVARDLMKPGITTAEINEAVESFITQNGAIALFKGVQGVTPYPAGSCISINDEVVHGIPGSRVLADGDLVSIDIGVKLNGWCSDCACSYGIGEVSNDVQCLLDVTEGCLRIAIDKIKPGVSWRSIATVMADFAQKAGYSVVRDLIGHGIGRELWESPDVPNYSTRAIPDFKLAEGMVIAVEPMINTGTHKIYTKPDHWTICTKDGENSAHFEHTIAITSSGAEVLTCDPDGNGWALN, translated from the coding sequence ATGAGCAATAAAATTTCGATCAAATCAAAAGACGATATAGCCTTGATGCGTAAAGCCGGACTTCTGCTTCAAGCAACTCATATGGTTGCTAGAGACTTAATGAAGCCGGGAATAACGACTGCAGAGATTAATGAAGCAGTTGAATCATTCATAACCCAAAATGGTGCAATTGCCTTATTTAAGGGTGTTCAAGGCGTTACCCCGTACCCTGCCGGTTCCTGTATATCTATAAACGATGAAGTAGTGCATGGTATCCCCGGTTCGCGAGTTTTAGCTGATGGAGATCTTGTATCTATAGATATCGGGGTAAAATTAAACGGCTGGTGTTCAGACTGCGCCTGTTCATATGGTATTGGCGAAGTCTCCAATGATGTGCAATGTCTTTTAGATGTAACTGAAGGCTGTCTGCGTATTGCCATTGATAAGATCAAGCCGGGAGTAAGCTGGAGATCCATTGCAACAGTAATGGCTGATTTTGCGCAAAAAGCCGGTTACTCAGTTGTTAGAGATCTTATCGGCCACGGCATTGGGCGGGAACTATGGGAAAGTCCTGATGTTCCAAATTATTCTACTCGGGCAATCCCGGACTTTAAATTGGCAGAAGGAATGGTTATCGCTGTTGAACCTATGATAAACACTGGAACGCACAAGATTTACACAAAACCGGACCATTGGACCATTTGCACTAAAGACGGGGAAAATTCAGCTCATTTTGAACATACCATTGCCATTACATCTTCTGGCGCAGAAGTTTTGACCTGTGATCCTGACGGTAACGGGTGGGCTTTAAATTGA
- a CDS encoding ATP-binding protein produces the protein MSLFKYFLVFYIFFSVYINPSLLLAQSDNSPAIRTLKSASEYSYPPFAIVLPDGSADGFSVELMKAVVNQIGYGVKFKVGPWAELKQQLKEGDLDVLPLVSYSKERDKIYDFTVPYLRMHGAIFVRKGESLIQSEADLIGKKVLVMRGDTAHEYALRKNLTDELILVDSYEEAMLLLSKGDYDAVLVQRVAGWQILNKLEIKNVEDISSKVDKTLKTGAAPLVGFEQNFCFAVHEGDKELLAQLNEGLSIVISNGIYDELYIKWFGPILPKTSYSITEILKEVLIFVIPAMLLMALGGITFLRTQVKKKTASLRQEIENRKEAEDLVINSRKWILSLLDHLPMSVFLQNKEHKIVFANEYYRHRHGDCDEVPCFEAAHGRSKKCETCPTMEVLNTGQSTSWEKKYPDGTTFLAHDVPFKDVDGTPLVLQAAIDISSLKSTEEALRKNKNLYLTLINSLPDYVIRFDRDGRHVYVSENASDLIDFPVEECIGKTHSELGFPKEDCSLWKSWIEEAFTSEKPFGAQFVFERKNKNIYLDWRLVPERDSNGEMKTLLSIGRDITEQRRIENEYQTLFQKMLDGFSLHEIICDSEGKPVDYRFLQVNPAFEKMTGLSSSKVIGKTMLEIFPEVESYWIDTYGKVALTGEPVFFENYSVLSDNYFNVTAFSPAPNQFACIFNDITDRKKAEDQLVAAKEQAELANRGKSEFLANMSHEIRTPLNGIMGMLQLLLMTELDKEQTEYANYGVEASKRLTRLLTDILDLSRIEANKLDLQNESFNLHDMFIGLEQMFSLTAAPKGLDLQLSVSPSIPLQIKTDSTRLQQVLINLIGNSIKYTDKGSIKVEASALPLAANNKLHILFTVSDTGIGIPEDKLDSIFDHFTQVSGGYTRHYQGAGLGLSIAKRVISLLRGSMTVVSELDKGTTFYLSIPVETIEEQPDKTKAALTNHVSKGISILLAEDDKLNRLATVGMLKNMGHTVLTAENGEQALELLKSDSFDLVLMDIQMPVMDGVAATKAIRRGEAGEDKIHIPIAAMTAFAMKGDREAFLRAGVNDYIAKPLEANDLAELISRTIIS, from the coding sequence ATGTCATTATTTAAGTACTTTTTGGTTTTTTATATATTTTTCAGTGTCTATATCAATCCCTCATTGCTATTAGCCCAAAGTGATAACTCACCCGCAATTCGAACACTTAAGTCAGCCAGTGAATACAGTTATCCTCCATTCGCCATTGTTTTGCCAGATGGTAGTGCCGATGGCTTCTCTGTTGAGCTAATGAAAGCCGTTGTTAACCAGATTGGTTATGGCGTTAAATTTAAGGTTGGTCCGTGGGCAGAGCTGAAGCAACAACTCAAGGAAGGTGATTTGGACGTCCTTCCTTTGGTTTCCTATTCAAAAGAACGCGATAAGATATATGATTTCACCGTTCCATACCTCCGAATGCACGGAGCAATATTTGTTCGCAAAGGCGAGTCTTTGATACAAAGTGAAGCTGATTTGATCGGTAAGAAGGTTTTAGTTATGCGCGGAGATACGGCGCATGAATATGCCCTTAGGAAAAATCTGACGGACGAACTCATTTTAGTGGACTCATACGAAGAGGCCATGCTCCTCCTTTCAAAAGGGGATTATGATGCTGTTCTTGTTCAACGGGTTGCTGGTTGGCAAATACTTAATAAACTTGAAATAAAAAACGTTGAAGATATATCTTCAAAAGTCGATAAAACTTTAAAAACTGGGGCCGCACCATTAGTTGGATTTGAACAGAATTTTTGTTTTGCTGTTCATGAAGGAGATAAGGAACTTCTAGCTCAATTAAATGAGGGATTGTCCATTGTAATCTCAAATGGGATTTATGATGAATTGTATATCAAATGGTTTGGTCCTATCCTACCGAAAACATCTTATTCTATTACGGAAATACTCAAAGAAGTACTAATATTCGTTATCCCGGCCATGCTTCTTATGGCTTTGGGAGGTATTACATTTCTTAGAACACAAGTTAAAAAGAAAACTGCCAGCCTCAGGCAGGAAATAGAAAACCGCAAAGAAGCGGAAGATTTAGTTATAAACAGTCGTAAATGGATCCTGTCTTTATTAGATCATCTGCCAATGTCAGTTTTCCTTCAGAATAAAGAGCACAAAATTGTTTTTGCCAACGAGTATTACAGGCATCGTCATGGTGATTGTGATGAAGTTCCGTGTTTTGAGGCTGCGCATGGACGATCAAAAAAATGTGAAACATGCCCGACAATGGAAGTTTTGAATACAGGCCAAAGCACATCTTGGGAAAAAAAATATCCTGATGGAACTACCTTTTTGGCCCACGATGTTCCTTTTAAAGATGTTGATGGAACTCCACTTGTTCTTCAGGCCGCAATTGATATTTCTTCTCTAAAAAGTACAGAAGAGGCTTTACGCAAAAATAAAAACTTATATCTCACACTTATTAACAGTCTTCCTGATTATGTCATACGATTTGACCGTGATGGTAGGCATGTTTACGTATCTGAGAATGCAAGCGATTTGATTGATTTTCCTGTTGAGGAGTGCATTGGCAAGACGCATTCAGAACTAGGCTTTCCGAAAGAAGATTGTTCCTTGTGGAAAAGCTGGATAGAAGAGGCATTTACTTCTGAAAAACCGTTCGGAGCTCAATTTGTATTTGAAAGAAAAAACAAGAACATATATTTAGATTGGAGACTCGTTCCTGAGCGCGATTCTAATGGAGAAATGAAGACGCTGCTGTCAATCGGTCGTGATATTACGGAACAACGCCGTATTGAAAATGAATACCAAACCTTATTTCAAAAGATGTTGGATGGTTTTTCCTTGCATGAAATCATTTGTGATTCAGAAGGTAAACCAGTTGATTATCGTTTTCTGCAGGTAAATCCAGCTTTTGAAAAAATGACTGGACTGTCTTCGAGTAAAGTCATTGGTAAAACCATGTTGGAGATATTCCCCGAAGTTGAATCGTACTGGATCGATACTTATGGAAAAGTAGCTCTAACTGGTGAACCTGTTTTTTTTGAAAACTATTCAGTTCTAAGTGATAATTATTTCAATGTAACAGCTTTTAGTCCAGCTCCGAATCAGTTTGCATGTATTTTTAATGACATAACAGACCGTAAAAAAGCTGAAGACCAGTTGGTAGCGGCTAAGGAACAGGCTGAGCTGGCCAACCGGGGTAAGTCGGAATTTCTGGCCAACATGAGTCATGAAATACGCACTCCGCTTAATGGCATTATGGGTATGTTACAACTCCTCCTTATGACGGAATTGGACAAAGAGCAGACGGAGTATGCAAATTATGGTGTAGAAGCAAGCAAGAGGCTGACTAGGTTGCTTACTGACATCCTAGATCTGTCAAGAATAGAGGCTAATAAGCTAGACTTGCAAAATGAGAGCTTCAACCTTCATGACATGTTCATCGGGCTTGAACAGATGTTTTCACTAACAGCTGCGCCCAAGGGGCTTGATCTGCAATTAAGTGTATCTCCGTCAATTCCTCTTCAAATTAAAACAGACAGCACCCGCTTGCAACAAGTGCTAATCAATTTGATAGGTAACTCGATCAAATATACCGATAAAGGTTCGATTAAAGTTGAAGCAAGTGCTTTACCTTTAGCAGCTAATAATAAGTTACATATTCTCTTTACGGTCTCGGACACCGGAATTGGTATCCCTGAGGACAAGCTCGATTCAATCTTTGACCACTTCACTCAGGTTAGCGGTGGCTATACCAGGCACTATCAGGGGGCTGGACTTGGCCTCTCAATAGCTAAACGTGTCATCTCCCTCCTTAGGGGAAGCATGACGGTCGTAAGCGAGCTGGACAAAGGTACAACCTTCTATTTGAGTATTCCAGTTGAAACGATTGAAGAGCAACCTGATAAGACTAAAGCAGCTCTAACTAATCACGTAAGCAAAGGTATAAGCATTCTCTTGGCAGAGGATGATAAACTCAATAGATTAGCTACCGTTGGTATGCTTAAGAACATGGGACATACTGTGTTGACAGCAGAAAATGGAGAGCAAGCCCTTGAGCTACTGAAATCAGATTCCTTCGATCTAGTGCTTATGGATATACAGATGCCAGTAATGGATGGAGTGGCAGCTACTAAGGCTATTCGAAGGGGAGAGGCCGGAGAGGATAAGATTCATATTCCGATCGCTGCAATGACTGCTTTTGCCATGAAAGGCGATAGGGAGGCTTTTCTTCGTGCGGGAGTAAATGACTACATTGCAAAGCCACTGGAAGCCAATGATTTGGCTGAGCTTATAAGTAGAACAATCATTTCATAG
- a CDS encoding undecaprenyl-diphosphate phosphatase, with the protein MFSLYTAAILGVVEGITEFLPVSSTGHLIITGHLLGFTGEKAASFEVAIQLGAILAVVLLYWPRFWGLIVPAPGQRFSGVRGLYLLFLTSLPASLLGLIAHDAIKKYLFNPYTVAWALLVGAIMILIVERKERRPSCFTLDEITPKLAFGIGCFQCLALWPGFSRSAATIMGGMILGAKRQIAAEYSFIAAVPIMFAATGYDMLKSYHLFTMADVPFLAVGFAVSFISAWIAVKGFIYLLGKLTLRPFAYYRLALAPLVLFFWG; encoded by the coding sequence ATGTTTTCTTTATATACAGCGGCAATTCTCGGAGTTGTCGAAGGCATTACTGAATTTCTGCCTGTTTCAAGCACAGGTCATCTAATTATCACAGGACATCTGCTCGGCTTTACCGGTGAAAAAGCTGCTTCATTTGAAGTCGCTATCCAGCTCGGAGCCATTCTCGCAGTGGTCCTGCTTTACTGGCCAAGGTTCTGGGGATTGATTGTTCCGGCACCCGGTCAACGCTTTTCGGGAGTCAGAGGTCTTTATTTGCTGTTCTTAACAAGTTTACCAGCATCATTACTGGGCTTGATCGCGCATGATGCAATTAAGAAATACCTTTTTAACCCATATACTGTCGCATGGGCTCTTTTGGTCGGTGCGATAATGATTTTGATTGTTGAGAGAAAAGAAAGAAGACCAAGCTGTTTCACGCTCGATGAAATTACGCCTAAACTTGCTTTTGGAATCGGGTGTTTTCAGTGTCTTGCACTATGGCCCGGCTTTTCAAGGTCTGCCGCAACTATCATGGGTGGTATGATTCTGGGCGCTAAGCGCCAAATTGCGGCGGAATATTCATTTATTGCAGCCGTTCCTATTATGTTTGCAGCTACTGGCTACGATATGCTTAAAAGTTATCATCTATTTACCATGGCCGATGTGCCTTTTCTTGCAGTCGGGTTTGCAGTATCGTTTATTTCAGCATGGATTGCTGTTAAGGGCTTTATTTATCTTCTCGGCAAACTAACATTACGTCCATTTGCTTATTATCGCCTTGCGCTGGCCCCTTTAGTCCTTTTTTTCTGGGGTTAA
- the lptF gene encoding LPS export ABC transporter permease LptF, producing MKLLHRQIFKELLSIFSLSLSGFMGLILIGRLLQFRDLFVGQSLGALEMAKLFIYLCPFFLLVLTPIATMLAIFLTFLRMNSDNEITALKSGGISLYKLLPAPIIFCLLCTGADVFFSLYGLSWGTENFRSALVEFARTKSQLAIQPGVFNRDFPGLVFYADEVDDKDGTMRSVFVRDNTRKTMTATIVAPFGEIRTDPKRGRLLVHLENGRIYQQQNDQLSVLKFKNYDVRINLGSLLSGYDVDDPRPKEMSWEKLLRISKGGDRAGDVEPKFFRKVEVEIQKRLALPVACLVLGMFAMPIACIFRGLKQQYGIIISMGLFLVYYTMLSLGITLGESGTLSPIVGLWSPNILFAAASIFLLRMAVMEHSFRVRIKLFKKFRRKAA from the coding sequence TTGAAGCTTCTTCATCGACAAATATTCAAGGAACTCCTTTCCATTTTCAGCCTAAGCCTGTCCGGCTTTATGGGATTGATTTTAATTGGCAGACTTCTGCAATTTAGAGATCTATTCGTTGGACAGAGTCTTGGCGCTTTAGAAATGGCTAAGTTGTTTATATACTTATGCCCTTTTTTCCTACTTGTGCTTACTCCTATTGCTACGATGCTGGCAATTTTTCTCACTTTTTTGAGGATGAACTCTGATAATGAGATCACAGCTCTGAAATCCGGTGGGATTAGTTTGTATAAGCTACTTCCCGCTCCGATTATTTTCTGCCTGCTTTGCACGGGAGCTGATGTTTTCTTTTCATTGTATGGTCTTTCGTGGGGAACGGAGAACTTTCGTAGTGCACTTGTGGAGTTTGCTCGCACCAAAAGTCAGCTTGCCATTCAGCCGGGAGTTTTTAATAGAGATTTTCCGGGATTAGTCTTTTACGCTGATGAGGTGGACGATAAAGACGGAACCATGCGTTCTGTTTTTGTGCGTGACAACACCCGTAAAACCATGACTGCAACCATTGTTGCACCATTTGGTGAAATCAGAACTGATCCTAAACGCGGCAGATTGCTTGTTCATCTTGAAAACGGCCGTATCTATCAGCAGCAAAATGACCAATTAAGCGTGCTTAAATTTAAAAATTATGATGTTAGGATAAACTTAGGATCTCTTTTGTCCGGCTATGATGTTGATGACCCGCGTCCTAAAGAAATGTCGTGGGAAAAACTTCTCAGGATCAGTAAGGGGGGAGATCGCGCAGGCGATGTTGAACCAAAATTTTTCAGAAAAGTTGAAGTTGAGATTCAAAAAAGGTTAGCATTGCCAGTAGCTTGTTTGGTGCTGGGTATGTTTGCTATGCCTATTGCATGTATATTCCGTGGCCTTAAACAGCAATACGGGATCATAATTTCTATGGGGCTGTTTCTTGTTTATTACACGATGCTGTCGCTTGGGATAACTCTCGGGGAGAGCGGTACACTGTCACCAATTGTCGGGTTGTGGTCTCCGAATATTCTCTTTGCCGCCGCATCTATCTTTTTATTAAGAATGGCAGTGATGGAGCATTCTTTCAGAGTTAGAATTAAACTGTTTAAGAAATTCCGGAGGAAAGCAGCATGA
- a CDS encoding LptF/LptG family permease has translation MIRKLLPGHLAGYVLKQNMFLMMVCLGVGTGVYLLSDLFDRLDDFIEAGLGIGIILRYFLVKMPLIFSQILPAVFLLAMLIQLCVMAKSKELLALRTGGLSLGWFVRFFIIYAVFWSMGQLMFSQVIGVYGEQEAFRIWKEDVRKSQLDKRVLHNIWFREGKYIVEADEVMPFGNKAKGITVYEFGEGNNQILKVITSESAEVSDKYGWKLENAVELSPDRFTSRKHPIYTMPIKLNLKVFKAVDPGADPAQLPLWQLDDVIDQLQKSGSNVNRLKTAWHSKWSYAFSLLAMALVSLALITISENVYLNIGLGLAFTFTYYALFMIGASAGDSGVLPPIIAAWIGNIVISVFAALRLAWVLIPESVGKYFGRNKKLQ, from the coding sequence ATGATTCGTAAACTGCTCCCCGGACATTTAGCCGGATATGTTTTAAAGCAGAATATGTTTTTAATGATGGTTTGTCTGGGTGTTGGGACAGGTGTTTACTTGCTTTCAGACCTTTTCGACAGACTTGATGATTTCATTGAAGCCGGACTCGGGATCGGGATTATTCTCCGGTATTTTCTGGTAAAGATGCCGTTGATTTTTTCACAGATTTTGCCCGCAGTGTTTTTGCTGGCAATGCTCATTCAGCTGTGTGTAATGGCTAAAAGTAAAGAACTGCTTGCGCTTAGAACCGGAGGTTTGTCTCTGGGGTGGTTTGTACGATTTTTTATTATATACGCTGTATTTTGGAGCATGGGACAGCTCATGTTTTCTCAGGTTATCGGTGTATATGGCGAGCAGGAAGCCTTCCGGATATGGAAAGAGGATGTACGTAAAAGCCAGCTCGACAAAAGAGTTTTACACAATATCTGGTTCCGTGAAGGTAAATACATAGTTGAAGCTGACGAAGTAATGCCGTTTGGAAACAAGGCAAAGGGAATTACTGTGTATGAATTCGGTGAGGGCAATAACCAGATACTGAAAGTCATAACATCTGAAAGTGCTGAAGTTAGTGATAAGTATGGCTGGAAGCTTGAAAATGCTGTGGAGCTTAGTCCTGACAGGTTCACATCGCGCAAACATCCAATTTATACCATGCCCATTAAACTTAACCTCAAGGTGTTTAAAGCCGTTGACCCAGGGGCAGATCCGGCCCAATTGCCGCTATGGCAATTGGACGATGTGATTGATCAACTACAAAAGTCTGGTTCAAATGTTAATAGACTGAAAACAGCATGGCACTCGAAGTGGTCGTATGCCTTTTCACTTTTAGCCATGGCCCTTGTTTCGCTTGCGCTTATAACTATCTCAGAAAATGTTTATCTGAATATAGGCCTTGGCCTAGCATTTACTTTCACCTATTACGCACTCTTTATGATCGGAGCTTCGGCTGGTGATTCAGGGGTGTTACCGCCAATTATTGCGGCATGGATAGGTAATATTGTGATTAGCGTGTTTGCCGCGCTTCGGCTAGCATGGGTGCTGATTCCTGAGTCTGTTGGCAAATATTTCGGGCGTAATAAAAAGCTGCAATAG
- the yihA gene encoding ribosome biogenesis GTP-binding protein YihA/YsxC codes for MDNTLELIETVYEIDQLQDMPAPQIILAGRSNVGKSSLINCLAERKKLAKISSTPGKTRSLNYYAVNPHGYYLVDLPGYGYAKCSKTERAKWGKLIDRYLEGNGYVVAAAVLLDSRLTPQKNDIDMITYFKECHIPIIPILTKADKTKQRERAIVQNKWQDILKVKPLCVSSKSGMNRTRLWNILDVTAMPELGMEPVITMPIEKDTK; via the coding sequence ATGGATAATACTCTCGAATTAATAGAAACTGTATATGAGATTGATCAGCTACAAGATATGCCCGCGCCTCAGATAATTCTCGCAGGCCGCTCAAATGTAGGCAAATCTTCCTTAATAAACTGCCTAGCTGAAAGAAAAAAACTCGCTAAAATAAGCTCCACTCCGGGTAAGACAAGAAGCCTGAACTACTATGCAGTAAATCCGCATGGCTACTATCTAGTCGACCTGCCCGGATACGGATATGCTAAGTGTTCAAAGACCGAGCGCGCCAAATGGGGCAAACTTATTGACCGTTATCTCGAAGGAAACGGTTACGTAGTTGCTGCCGCCGTTTTATTAGACAGCCGTCTTACTCCTCAAAAAAATGATATTGATATGATCACCTACTTTAAGGAGTGTCATATCCCGATCATCCCGATTTTGACTAAAGCTGATAAAACTAAGCAAAGGGAACGCGCCATAGTTCAGAATAAATGGCAAGACATCCTAAAAGTAAAACCTCTTTGCGTTTCCAGTAAATCCGGAATGAACCGCACAAGACTCTGGAACATACTCGATGTAACGGCAATGCCTGAACTAGGCATGGAGCCTGTTATTACTATGCCTATTGAGAAAGATACTAAATAG
- a CDS encoding type II 3-dehydroquinate dehydratase, with protein MYTFLILNGPNLGYVGKRQPEIYGSDKIEDIPDHLKKIMGDKSEQIKLEFFQSNSEGALIDRLEKARTDKVDGIAFNAGAYTHTSLAIADSLAWIEVPCVEVHISNIWARTEDPIRQRSFMGKQCIGVIAGFGILSYAFAVQALFSHVDAD; from the coding sequence ATGTACACCTTTTTAATATTGAACGGTCCAAATCTTGGCTATGTAGGCAAGAGACAGCCTGAAATATATGGTTCTGATAAAATTGAAGATATTCCCGATCATTTGAAAAAAATAATGGGCGATAAATCTGAACAGATAAAACTTGAATTTTTCCAATCCAACTCAGAAGGCGCGCTAATTGATAGGCTTGAAAAAGCTAGAACTGATAAAGTTGACGGTATCGCATTTAATGCCGGAGCCTATACACATACAAGCCTTGCCATCGCGGATTCACTCGCGTGGATCGAAGTTCCATGCGTGGAAGTTCACATCAGTAATATATGGGCGCGAACTGAAGATCCTATCAGACAGCGTAGTTTCATGGGTAAACAGTGCATCGGAGTAATTGCCGGATTCGGAATTCTGAGTTATGCCTTTGCCGTTCAGGCATTATTTTCTCATGTGGATGCTGATTAA